One region of Armigeres subalbatus isolate Guangzhou_Male chromosome 3, GZ_Asu_2, whole genome shotgun sequence genomic DNA includes:
- the LOC134219125 gene encoding uncharacterized protein LOC134219125, with protein MHETHQTTILRMQLKSVVINFVSCAIIFSLMTYGYALTCNTCNDRDCDSGGIEFNCTADMILETHQLLVALNPSLDSVAPSTSAEYACFRLTAAVFVDTGFSIPFVEHGCTFQQTAFCDGWESDVVVNECHVCHTDRCNVVEPPKPTTTEGAVSPEAPNPSGTGAGADLVSDFRNRLVVGILILSLLLT; from the exons ATGCACGAGACTCACCAAACCACTATTCTGAGAATGCAGTTAAAAAGTGTTGTAATAAATTTTGTATCATGTGCGATTATATTTTCGTTGATGACTTATG GATATGCCTTGACATGCAACACGTGTAACGATCGGGATTGCGATTCCGGTGGAATCGAGTTCAACTGTACAGCCGACATGATCCTGGAAACGCACCAATTACTAGTCGCGTTGAACCCTTCGTTGGATAGCGTTGCTCCGTCAACGAGTGCAGAATACGCCTGTTTCCGACTAACTGCGGCCGTGTTTGTGGACACGGGATTTTCAATTCCCTTTGTCGAACATGGCTGCACTTTCCAACAGACTGCATTTTGCGACGGTTGGGAAAGCGACGTGGTGGTCAACGAGTGCCATGTTTGTCACACTGATCGTTGTAATGTGGTGGAGCCTCCGAAGCCGACCACCACCGAGGGAGCTGTGTCACCAGAAGCGCCCAATCCCAGTGGCACAGGGGCCGGTGCAGATCTCGTCAGTGATTTTCGCAATCGGCTAGTGGTCGGAATATTGATTCTATCACTTTTGTTGACATAG